From Camelina sativa cultivar DH55 chromosome 20, Cs, whole genome shotgun sequence, the proteins below share one genomic window:
- the LOC104770238 gene encoding pentatricopeptide repeat-containing protein At5g19020, mitochondrial-like produces the protein MYFSLYLIFIVFYIYIKKNILFVPDQTTSYIKRTRELFNTKTGTLKGLVLLLSWSLMIKSIQILQSRRCWVLSPQQARCFSAPSLTQFDFSGESPDSERALVSALGSCASSKNISCGRRIHGRVLKSGLDSNGFICNSVLNMYAKCRLLADAESVFRTHAKLDSASFNIMVDGYVRSRRLGDALKLFDVMPERSCVSYTTLIKGYAQKDRWFEAMELFREMRHLGITLNEVTLATVISACSHLGGIRDCRMLQCLAIKLKLVDRVFVSTNLLHMYCVCSSLKDARNLFDEMPERNLVTWNVMLNGYSKAGLIEKAKELFDQITEKDIVSWGTMIDGCLKKNQLDEALVFYNEMLRCGMKPSEVMMVDLLSASARSSVSSIGLQLHGNIVKMGFDCYDFIQATIIHFYAVSNDMKLALQQFEASVKDHIASRNALIAGFVKNGMVEQAREVFNQTRDKDIFSWNAMVSGYTQSLTPQLALHLFSEMINSSQVKPDAITMVSVFSAISSLGALEEGIRAHEYLTRSLIPPNNNLTAAIIDMYAKCGSIETALNVFRQTKNISSSVSPWNAIICGSATHGHAKLALDLYSDLQSLPIKPNSITFVGVLSACCHAGQVELGKTYFESMKRDHGIEPDIKHYGCMVDLLGKAGRLEEAKEMIKKMPVKADVMIWGMLLSASRTHGNVEIAELAATELAAMDPSHGGCKVMLSNVYADAGRWDDVASVREEMRTKDVEWSRAFSGVV, from the coding sequence ATGTATTTTTCgttgtatttaatatttatagtcttttatatttacataaaaaaaaatatactttttgttCCTGATCAAACCACAAGCTATATAAAGAGGACAAGAGAGctttttaatacaaaaactGGAACTTTAAAGGGTTTAGTTTTGTTGCTCTCATGGTCTCTTATGATCAAATCGATTCAAATTCTCCAGTCTCGTCGCTGTTGGGTCTTGTCTCCTCAGCAGGCGAGATGTTTCTCTGCTCCAAGTCTGACCCAATTCGATTTCTCCGGAGAGAGTCCCGATAGTGAACGAGCACTCGTCTCTGCTCTTGGATCATGCGCTTCCAGTAAAAACATATCTTGTGGCCGACGAATCCATGGCCGTGTCTTGAAATCAGGACTTGATTCCAATGGATTCATCTGCAATAGCGTTCTCAACATGTACGCTAAATGCCGTCTCTTGGCTGATGCGGAATCTGTTTTCCGAACTCACGCGAAGCTTGATTCTGCTTCGTTTAATATAATGGTTGATGGGTATGTTAGGTCTCGTCGACTTGGGGACGCGCTTAAGTTGTTCGACGTAATGCCTGAGAGAAGCTGTGTCTCGTATACTACTTTGATTAAGGGTTACGCTCAAAAGGATCGGTGGTTTGAAGCTATGGAGCTTTTCAGAGAGATGAGACATTTGGGAATTACGCTAAATGAAGTGACTTTGGCCACTGTTATATCAGCTTGTTCACATTTGGGTGGGATTAGGGATTGCAGGATGTTGCAGTGTTTAGCTATAAAGCTGAAGCTTGTTGATCGGGTCTTTGTTTCGACGAATTTGCTGCATATGTATTGTGTTTGCTCATCTTTGAAGGATGCACGGAAtttgttcgatgaaatgcctgagagGAATTTAGTAACGTGGAACGTGATGTTAAATGGGTACTCAAAAGCTGGACTTATCGAAAAAGCTAAGGAGTTGTTTGATCAGATTACTGAAAAAGATATTGTCTCGTGGGGAACCATGATTGATGGGTGTCTTAAAAAGAATCAGCTTGATGAAGCTCTTGTTTTCTACAACGAGATGTTGCGCTGTGGCATGAAGCCTAGTGAGGTTATGATGGTGGACCTTCTCTCTGCTTCAGCTCGATCATCAGTCAGTTCCATTGGTTTGCAACTTCATGGTAACATCGTGAAAATGGGTTTTGATTGTTATGATTTCATACAAGCAACGATCATACATTTCTACGCTGTCTCTAATGACATGAAACTCGCTCTTCAGCAGTTTGAAGCGAGCGTTAAGGATCACATTGCTTCGAGAAACGCTTTGATTGCAGGATTTGTGAAGAATGGAATGGTTGAGCAGGCAAGAGAAGTATTTAATCAGACTCGTGACAAAGACATCTTTTCATGGAATGCTATGGTATCAGGTTACACGCAGAGTCTAACGCCTCAGTTAGCTCTTCATCTCTTTAGCGAAATGATCAATAGTAGCCAAGTGAAACCAGATGCAATCACAATGGTGAGTGTTTTCTCTGCAATTTCATCTCTAGGCGCATTGGAAGAAGGGATAAGAGCACATGAGTATCTAACTCGTAGCTTAATTCCTCCCAACAACAATCTTACCGCTGCTATAATCGACATGTACGCTAAATGCGGTAGCATCGAAACGGCTCTAAACGTTTTCCGCCAAACAAAGAACATTTCTTCGTCAGTCTCTCCCTGGAACGCAATCATTTGCGGGTCTGCGACACATGGTCATGCAAAGCTAGCTCTTGATCTCTACTCTGATCTCCAATCTCTCCCAATCAAACCGAACAGCATCACATTTGTTGGTGTCTTGAGCGCATGCTGCCATGCAGGCCAAGTGGAGTTAGGCAAAACGTATTTCGAAAGCATGAAGAGGGATCACGGGATCGAGCCTGACATAAAGCATTACGGATGTATGGTTGATTTATTGGGAAAAGCTGGGAGATTAGAGGAAGCAAAAGAAATGATCAAGAAGATGCCTGTAAAGGCGGATGTGATGATCTGGGGGATGTTATTATCGGCTTCACGGACTCACGGGAACGTCGAGATCGCCGAGCTTGCGGCTACTGAGCTAGCGGCGATGGATCCATCTCACGGAGGATGCAAAGTTATGCTTTCGAACGTTTATGCAGACGCAGGGAGATGGGATGATGTAGCTTCGGTCAGAGAAGAGATGCGGACGAAAGATGTTGAGTGGTCACGTGCCTTCAGTGGTGTTGTCTGA